A single window of Flavobacteriales bacterium DNA harbors:
- the mraY gene encoding phospho-N-acetylmuramoyl-pentapeptide-transferase, with product MLYYLFTYLDRQFDFPGAGVFQYITFRAALAVILSLLISLVFGKSIIQFIQRKQVGETIRDLGLEGQAQKAGTPTMGGLIILSAILIPTLLVAKLDNTYVILLLITTVWMGIIGFIDDYIKVFKKNKEGLRGKFKVMGQIGLGLIVGSILYFHPGVTIKQKATPANTEEMALRADEQPGRALPQFGKEEKSMLTTIPFLKNNELDYSKAISWIHKDLKDQAWLIFIPIVIFIITAVSNGTNLTDGIDGLATGTSAIIGVTLGIFAYVSGNTIFADYLNIMYIPDSGELVIFIAAFVGACVGFLWYNAYPAQVFMGDTGSLSIGGIIAVFAIAIRKELLIPIVCGIFLVENLSVIMQVSYFKYTKKKFGEGRRIFKMSPLHHHYQKSGFHEAKIVTRFWIVGIMLAVLTFVTLKLR from the coding sequence ATGCTCTATTATTTGTTCACATATCTCGATCGACAATTCGACTTCCCCGGAGCCGGTGTGTTTCAATACATCACCTTCCGCGCAGCCTTGGCAGTCATTCTATCGCTTCTGATCTCCTTGGTGTTCGGTAAGAGCATAATACAGTTCATTCAACGCAAGCAAGTCGGCGAAACCATTCGAGACCTCGGACTCGAAGGACAGGCGCAAAAGGCCGGAACGCCTACCATGGGCGGACTCATCATTCTCTCCGCGATCTTGATCCCAACACTCCTGGTGGCCAAACTGGACAATACCTACGTCATATTATTGCTTATCACCACGGTATGGATGGGTATTATCGGATTCATCGACGACTACATCAAGGTCTTCAAAAAGAACAAAGAGGGACTTCGAGGTAAGTTCAAGGTGATGGGACAAATTGGCCTAGGACTCATCGTGGGCAGCATCTTGTATTTCCACCCCGGTGTTACCATTAAGCAAAAAGCTACGCCTGCGAATACCGAAGAAATGGCCCTGCGGGCCGATGAACAACCTGGTCGCGCACTTCCACAATTCGGAAAGGAGGAAAAGTCCATGCTGACTACGATCCCCTTCCTTAAAAACAACGAACTCGACTACAGCAAGGCGATCTCTTGGATCCACAAAGACCTCAAAGACCAGGCTTGGTTAATCTTTATTCCGATCGTGATCTTCATCATCACGGCGGTGAGCAACGGCACCAATTTAACGGACGGAATCGACGGCCTCGCGACTGGGACTTCGGCCATCATAGGCGTTACACTGGGCATATTCGCCTACGTAAGCGGTAATACGATTTTTGCCGACTACCTCAACATCATGTACATCCCCGACTCGGGCGAACTGGTGATCTTCATCGCCGCCTTCGTCGGAGCCTGCGTGGGCTTTTTGTGGTACAATGCCTATCCGGCTCAAGTATTCATGGGCGACACCGGATCCCTAAGTATCGGCGGTATCATCGCCGTTTTCGCCATCGCCATTCGCAAGGAACTATTGATTCCGATCGTGTGCGGGATCTTCCTGGTAGAGAACCTCTCGGTGATCATGCAAGTGAGCTACTTCAAGTACACCAAAAAGAAATTCGGTGAAGGCCGTCGCATCTTCAAAATGTCGCCCTTGCACCATCACTACCAAAAGAGCGGATTCCACGAAGCCAAGATCGTTACCCGGTTCTGGATCGTCGGCATCATGCTCGCCGTACTCACCTTCGTAACGCTCAAACTCCGATGA